From Micromonospora rifamycinica, a single genomic window includes:
- a CDS encoding Sec-independent protein translocase family protein, with the protein MLDNLNWWEIGALLLLALLIFGDRLPNVISDGLRMVRNLRAMARNATGDLSRELGTDIQLEDLHPKAFIRKHLLSEEDEQAIRKPLQGVYDSLRSDVTGVHEDLKEVADRIDPRAAARKAATTDTAPAPAPAPAPRPSYDDAT; encoded by the coding sequence GTGCTCGACAACCTGAACTGGTGGGAGATCGGCGCACTGCTGCTCCTGGCGCTGCTGATCTTCGGGGACCGGCTGCCCAACGTCATCAGCGACGGCCTGCGGATGGTGCGCAACCTGCGCGCGATGGCCCGCAACGCGACCGGTGACCTGAGCCGCGAGCTGGGCACCGACATCCAGCTGGAGGATCTGCACCCGAAGGCGTTCATCCGCAAGCACCTCCTCAGCGAGGAGGACGAGCAGGCGATCCGCAAGCCCCTCCAGGGGGTCTACGACAGCCTGCGGTCGGACGTGACCGGCGTGCACGAGGACCTCAAGGAGGTCGCCGACCGGATCGACCCGCGCGCCGCCGCCCGGAAGGCCGCTACGACGGACACCGCGCCCGCACCGGCTCCCGCGCCGGCCCCCCGGCCGAGCTACGACGACGCCACCTGA